A window of Brachybacterium fresconis contains these coding sequences:
- a CDS encoding ABC transporter permease, producing MKLGRYIARKSIWYLVALVAAVSLNFLLPRLVPGNPVDVIVSNLSRGGSVTSEQQQKVYESYVAEFGLDQPLWQQFFTYLGKVFTGDLGTSFAYYPASVNELVGQALPWSIAIQLPAILVGWILGNIIGAIAAFRGGNWDRSVFTTSLFLSAMPYYCLSIILLYVFAVAVGFFPVGGAYSLGLTPELSISFLWDALSYYWLPFLSLVIVFIGGQAVGMRSMAIYELGGDYVNYARAMGIRDNKITQYIFRNAMLPQITGLALAIGTLVGGALITELVFSYPGVGTLLFNAIAANDYPVIQAITLIITVAVLVANFAVEIVYGIVDPRIRAAQSGEK from the coding sequence GTGAAGCTCGGTCGCTACATCGCCCGGAAGTCGATCTGGTACCTGGTCGCGCTGGTGGCAGCAGTGAGTCTGAACTTCCTGCTGCCCCGGCTCGTCCCGGGCAATCCCGTCGACGTCATCGTCTCCAACCTCTCCCGCGGGGGATCGGTCACCAGTGAGCAGCAGCAGAAGGTGTACGAGAGCTACGTGGCCGAGTTCGGACTCGACCAGCCCCTGTGGCAGCAGTTCTTCACCTATCTCGGCAAGGTGTTCACCGGGGACCTGGGCACGTCCTTCGCCTATTACCCCGCCTCCGTCAACGAGCTGGTCGGCCAGGCGCTGCCCTGGTCGATCGCCATCCAGCTGCCCGCGATCCTGGTCGGCTGGATCCTCGGCAACATCATCGGCGCGATCGCCGCGTTCCGGGGCGGGAACTGGGACCGCTCGGTGTTCACCACCTCGCTGTTCCTCTCGGCCATGCCGTACTACTGCCTCTCGATCATCCTGCTGTACGTGTTCGCGGTGGCGGTCGGGTTCTTCCCCGTCGGCGGCGCCTATTCCCTGGGGCTCACGCCGGAGCTCAGCATCTCCTTCCTGTGGGACGCGCTGAGCTACTACTGGCTGCCGTTCCTGTCGCTGGTGATCGTGTTCATCGGCGGCCAGGCCGTCGGCATGCGCTCGATGGCCATCTACGAGCTGGGCGGCGACTACGTCAACTACGCCCGGGCGATGGGCATCCGGGACAACAAGATCACCCAGTACATCTTCCGCAATGCGATGCTCCCGCAGATCACGGGCCTCGCCCTGGCCATCGGCACGCTGGTGGGCGGGGCGCTGATCACCGAGCTGGTGTTCAGCTATCCCGGGGTCGGCACGCTCCTGTTCAACGCGATCGCCGCCAACGACTACCCGGTCATCCAGGCCATCACGCTGATCATCACCGTCGCGGTGCTGGTGGCGAACTTCGCCGTGGAGATCGTCTACGGCATCGTCGACCCGCGCATCCGCGCCGCACAGTCGGGGGAGAAGTGA
- a CDS encoding ABC transporter ATP-binding protein — translation MSENSTDAPRDPSGGPREETLTRSRGGGDILLSCQNLTKEFSVAGSKITAVDDVSLEFPETSVLAVVGESGSGKSTLARMLLRLMPATSGTITYRGQDVTHLHGRGLREYWTEVQAVFQDPFASYNQFFTVGSLLRRGHSLAKVPADEADALIAECLGYVDMTPKETLHKFPHQLSGGQRQRVMVARALMMRPKVLLADEATSMLDATLRVNVLNVLHDLKNELGMTILFITHDIGQACYLADRVAVMEQGRVVERGTTEEVIFSPQADYTKRLLSDVPDLRGSLKS, via the coding sequence ATGAGCGAGAACAGCACCGACGCGCCGCGCGATCCGTCCGGCGGACCGCGCGAGGAGACGCTCACCCGCAGCCGCGGCGGAGGAGACATCCTCCTGTCCTGCCAGAACCTCACCAAGGAGTTCTCCGTCGCCGGATCGAAGATCACGGCCGTGGACGACGTCAGCCTCGAGTTCCCCGAGACGAGCGTGCTGGCGGTGGTGGGGGAGTCCGGCTCCGGCAAGTCGACGCTGGCCCGGATGCTGCTGCGGCTGATGCCGGCGACCTCGGGCACCATCACCTACCGCGGCCAGGACGTGACCCACCTGCACGGTCGCGGTCTGCGGGAGTACTGGACCGAGGTGCAGGCGGTCTTCCAGGACCCCTTCGCCTCGTACAACCAGTTCTTCACCGTGGGATCCCTGCTGCGCCGGGGACACTCGCTCGCCAAGGTCCCGGCCGACGAGGCCGACGCTCTCATCGCCGAGTGCCTGGGCTATGTCGACATGACGCCGAAGGAGACGCTGCACAAGTTCCCCCACCAGCTCTCCGGCGGACAGCGCCAGCGCGTCATGGTGGCCCGCGCCCTGATGATGCGCCCCAAGGTGCTGCTGGCCGACGAGGCGACCAGCATGCTCGATGCGACGCTGCGGGTGAACGTGCTCAACGTCCTGCACGACCTGAAGAACGAGCTGGGGATGACCATCCTGTTCATCACCCACGACATCGGCCAGGCCTGCTACCTCGCCGACCGCGTCGCGGTGATGGAGCAGGGCAGGGTGGTCGAGCGCGGCACCACCGAGGAGGTCATCTTCTCCCCGCAGGCCGACTACACCAAGCGCCTGCTCTCCGACGTCCCCGATCTGCGGGGAAGCCTGAAGTCGTAG
- a CDS encoding ABC transporter permease codes for MSTVNTSMAEETAAPRANTLRSFNVSARFWVALVIVAGVILMSLAGFVYPTGPAEKVGSLYDPPGNGLLMGTDNFGHDVIAVLMAGTRTSLIIGLVAGIVATTIGVGVGLLAGYVGGWFEELLMGVTNVVLAIPAIVVLILISMSLPNSTIWSLAIVIGITSWPWTARAVRAQASSVATREHIDVARLSGVRLPGILLKDVLPYILSYAVMAFVLQVAGAILAEAALSMLGLGPSGVNSLGTQLHWALAFQAVASGAWWAFLPPTLVLTLVSFGFLLLQASLDEVFNPRLRRGKRKQMKQAAARREEEARLLAEQAVAPGAPAGPGAGGTHEHPERSEAGDPV; via the coding sequence ATGTCGACCGTGAACACCTCCATGGCCGAGGAGACGGCCGCGCCGCGGGCGAACACCCTGCGCTCGTTCAACGTCTCCGCCCGGTTCTGGGTCGCGCTGGTCATCGTGGCCGGCGTGATCCTGATGAGCCTGGCCGGATTCGTCTACCCCACGGGGCCGGCGGAGAAGGTGGGGTCGCTCTACGACCCGCCGGGCAACGGCCTGCTGATGGGCACCGACAACTTCGGCCACGACGTCATCGCCGTGCTGATGGCCGGGACCCGCACCTCGCTGATCATCGGCCTGGTCGCCGGCATCGTCGCCACCACCATCGGGGTGGGCGTCGGCCTGCTGGCCGGATACGTCGGCGGCTGGTTCGAGGAACTCCTGATGGGCGTGACCAACGTGGTCCTGGCCATCCCGGCGATCGTCGTGCTGATCCTGATCTCGATGTCGCTGCCCAACAGCACCATCTGGTCGCTCGCGATCGTCATCGGGATCACCTCCTGGCCCTGGACGGCCAGGGCGGTGCGCGCGCAGGCCTCCTCGGTCGCCACCCGCGAGCACATCGACGTGGCCCGGCTGTCCGGGGTGCGCCTGCCCGGCATCCTGCTCAAGGATGTGCTGCCCTACATCCTGTCCTACGCCGTGATGGCGTTCGTGCTGCAGGTCGCCGGGGCCATCCTCGCCGAGGCCGCGCTGTCGATGCTGGGCCTGGGCCCCTCCGGGGTCAACTCGCTGGGCACCCAGCTGCATTGGGCGCTGGCCTTCCAGGCCGTCGCCAGCGGTGCCTGGTGGGCGTTCCTGCCGCCGACGCTGGTGCTGACCCTCGTCTCCTTCGGCTTCCTGCTGCTGCAGGCCAGCCTCGACGAGGTCTTCAATCCGCGCCTGCGACGCGGCAAGCGCAAGCAGATGAAGCAGGCCGCCGCCCGGCGTGAGGAGGAGGCGCGGCTGCTCGCGGAGCAGGCCGTCGCCCCCGGCGCCCCCGCCGGCCCCGGTGCAGGGGGCACGCACGAGCACCCCGAGCGATCCGAAGCAGGTGATCCGGTATGA
- a CDS encoding sugar phosphate isomerase/epimerase family protein: MALPIASIQLYTLAAEFSADMNASLDKLAGIGLRTVEAFDFVGRPTEIRAALDRAGLSSPTGHAPLLSDELWTPDGSIPTPANEVVFEAAAEIGMKTVIEPMVAADRWLTEDGVKDIAERLNAASEKAKEYGLSVGYHNHAQEFVASFDGQTAYERFLDLVDPSVVIELDLFWALAGQQDVVGLVEKLGDRLAAIHVKDGIAPASNPFAPDAPAFDSSSLDQRHAGEGDVPTIEAMQAATAVQYAVIEYDKAPGDVFEDIADSYDFLIEKGLAA, from the coding sequence ATGGCATTGCCCATCGCCTCCATCCAGCTCTATACGCTGGCCGCCGAGTTCTCGGCGGACATGAACGCCTCCCTCGACAAACTCGCCGGGATCGGCCTGCGCACCGTCGAGGCCTTCGACTTCGTGGGCCGTCCGACGGAGATCCGGGCGGCTCTGGACCGGGCCGGGCTGAGCTCCCCGACCGGCCACGCGCCCCTGCTCTCGGACGAGCTGTGGACCCCGGACGGCTCGATCCCCACCCCGGCCAACGAGGTCGTGTTCGAGGCCGCCGCCGAGATCGGCATGAAGACCGTCATCGAACCGATGGTCGCCGCGGATCGGTGGCTCACCGAGGACGGCGTGAAGGACATCGCCGAGCGCCTCAACGCCGCCTCCGAGAAGGCGAAGGAGTACGGACTGAGCGTCGGGTACCACAACCACGCGCAGGAGTTCGTGGCCTCGTTCGACGGTCAGACCGCCTACGAGCGCTTCCTCGACCTGGTCGACCCCTCCGTCGTGATCGAGCTGGACCTGTTCTGGGCGCTGGCCGGCCAGCAGGACGTCGTCGGCCTCGTCGAGAAGCTCGGTGACCGCCTCGCCGCGATCCACGTCAAGGACGGCATCGCGCCGGCCTCGAACCCCTTCGCCCCCGACGCCCCGGCCTTCGACTCCTCGAGCCTGGACCAGCGCCACGCCGGCGAGGGCGACGTCCCCACCATCGAGGCGATGCAGGCGGCCACGGCCGTGCAGTACGCCGTGATCGAGTACGACAAGGCACCCGGCGACGTCTTCGAGGACATCGCCGACAGCTACGACTTCCTGATCGAGAAGGGCCTCGCAGCATGA
- a CDS encoding LLM class flavin-dependent oxidoreductase: MTTPIMLNAFEMLVPAFQSPGLWRHPADRSREYNRLDYWTDLARTLEDGGFSGIFLADILGQYDVFGGDGDAAMRGGVQYPILDPSVIIPAIAAQTSTIGVGVTASTTYEHPYLLARRFSTLDHFTDGRVGWNIVTSYQDSAARNLGLSGQAPHDQRYDRAEEYMDVVYKLWEASIDDDAIVADADAGIFVDPERVRRIDHVGEHFRVPGPALAEPSRQRTPLLFQAGASPRGLAFAAKHAEAIFYNGPTPEIVRGWVDTVRGDLVAAGRTADAVKIFTMATVITAATDEEARAKYEDYQRYVDPEAALALFGGWTGVDLAGADIDAPIEHLETEAHQSALSTFTTLDPDRVWTIREMANFISIGGRGPVIVGSPTTVVDELERWREEADVDGFNLSSVIRPGGQEDFVRHVSPELRRRGLLAEQRPGATFREAVLGKGPRLAEDHRGASFRPAAVGTRA; encoded by the coding sequence ATGACCACGCCGATCATGCTCAACGCCTTCGAGATGCTGGTGCCCGCCTTCCAGTCCCCGGGCCTGTGGCGCCACCCCGCGGACCGCAGCCGCGAGTACAACCGCCTGGACTACTGGACCGACCTGGCCCGCACCCTCGAGGACGGCGGATTCTCCGGCATCTTCCTGGCCGACATCCTCGGCCAGTACGACGTCTTCGGCGGCGACGGTGATGCCGCGATGCGCGGGGGAGTGCAGTACCCGATCCTCGATCCGAGCGTCATCATCCCCGCCATCGCCGCGCAGACCTCCACGATCGGCGTCGGCGTCACGGCCTCGACCACCTACGAGCACCCTTACCTCCTCGCCCGGCGCTTCAGCACGCTGGACCACTTCACCGACGGCCGCGTCGGCTGGAACATCGTCACCTCCTACCAGGACTCCGCCGCCCGCAACCTCGGCCTGTCCGGGCAGGCCCCGCACGATCAGCGCTACGACCGCGCCGAGGAGTACATGGACGTGGTCTACAAGCTGTGGGAGGCCTCGATCGACGACGACGCGATCGTCGCGGATGCCGATGCCGGCATCTTCGTCGATCCGGAGCGGGTACGGCGCATCGACCACGTCGGCGAGCACTTCCGCGTCCCCGGTCCTGCGCTGGCCGAGCCCTCCCGGCAGCGCACCCCTCTGCTGTTCCAGGCCGGTGCCTCCCCGCGCGGGCTCGCCTTCGCCGCGAAGCATGCCGAGGCGATCTTCTACAACGGGCCGACGCCGGAGATCGTCCGCGGCTGGGTCGACACGGTCCGCGGCGACCTGGTGGCCGCAGGGCGCACGGCCGACGCGGTCAAGATCTTCACCATGGCCACCGTGATCACTGCCGCGACCGACGAGGAGGCCCGGGCGAAGTACGAGGACTACCAGCGCTACGTCGACCCTGAGGCGGCGCTCGCCCTGTTCGGCGGCTGGACCGGGGTGGATCTGGCCGGAGCCGACATCGACGCCCCGATCGAGCACCTGGAGACCGAGGCTCATCAGTCCGCGCTGAGCACCTTCACCACGCTCGACCCGGATCGGGTCTGGACGATCCGGGAGATGGCGAACTTCATCAGCATCGGCGGCCGCGGCCCGGTGATCGTCGGCTCTCCCACCACGGTGGTCGACGAGCTCGAGCGCTGGCGCGAGGAGGCCGACGTCGACGGTTTCAACCTCTCCAGCGTCATCAGACCCGGCGGGCAGGAGGACTTCGTCCGCCACGTGTCCCCGGAGCTGCGCCGCCGCGGACTGCTGGCCGAGCAGCGGCCGGGAGCCACCTTCCGCGAGGCCGTGCTCGGCAAGGGCCCGCGCCTGGCCGAGGACCATCGGGGCGCTTCGTTCCGTCCCGCCGCCGTGGGGACGCGCGCATGA
- a CDS encoding ABC transporter ATP-binding protein, which produces MTDERTSTGGAPPGADSGPSARGATLARARNIRCVYGGGEEDFTAVDGVSLQLGDGEILGLAGESGCGKTTLGNALSMIATPPLYVLSGTLEIDGEEIDLSTLHASDLARHRPYRGRTVAMLPQGAMNSISPTLRISSLVKDVMRAHDPKVTKDEALDVARERLTMLEMPVRVLDSYAHQLSGGMKQRMITVISTLQNPRLLIADEPTSALDVSSQRKLVEMLLAMVEQGIMSGVIFVTHDLPVLSQVSDRLAIMNAGRLVETGPTRRLVEDPQHEYTRTLLSSVLDPSHETRRRGVARRTGHGAAGTDPRGPTDPSGPAGTATTATTTSTEEVGTP; this is translated from the coding sequence ATGACCGATGAGCGCACGAGCACCGGGGGCGCCCCGCCGGGGGCCGACTCCGGCCCCTCCGCCCGCGGGGCCACGCTGGCCCGGGCCCGGAACATCCGCTGCGTCTACGGCGGCGGCGAGGAGGACTTCACTGCAGTCGACGGGGTCTCCCTCCAGCTCGGCGACGGGGAGATCCTGGGGCTGGCGGGGGAGTCCGGCTGCGGCAAGACCACCCTCGGCAACGCGCTGTCGATGATCGCCACCCCGCCGCTGTACGTGCTCTCCGGCACCCTCGAGATCGACGGGGAGGAGATCGACCTGTCGACCCTGCACGCCTCCGACCTCGCCCGGCACCGGCCCTACCGGGGACGGACCGTGGCGATGCTCCCGCAGGGCGCGATGAACTCCATCAGCCCGACGCTGCGGATCTCCAGCCTGGTCAAGGACGTCATGCGCGCCCACGACCCGAAGGTCACCAAGGACGAGGCCCTGGACGTCGCCCGCGAGCGGCTGACGATGCTGGAGATGCCGGTCCGGGTGCTGGACTCCTACGCCCACCAGCTGTCCGGCGGCATGAAGCAGCGCATGATCACGGTGATCTCCACGCTGCAGAACCCCCGGCTGCTGATCGCGGACGAGCCCACGTCGGCCCTGGACGTCTCCAGCCAGCGCAAGCTGGTGGAGATGCTGCTGGCGATGGTCGAGCAGGGCATCATGTCGGGCGTCATCTTCGTGACCCATGACCTGCCGGTCCTCTCCCAGGTCTCCGACCGGCTCGCGATCATGAACGCCGGCAGGCTGGTCGAGACCGGGCCCACGCGCCGCCTGGTCGAGGACCCGCAGCACGAGTACACCCGCACCCTGCTGTCCTCGGTGCTCGATCCCAGTCACGAGACGCGACGGCGCGGTGTGGCACGCCGTACCGGCCACGGCGCGGCGGGCACTGACCCGCGAGGCCCGACAGACCCGTCGGGCCCGGCAGGCACCGCCACGACCGCCACGACCACGAGCACCGAAGAGGTGGGCACCCCATGA
- a CDS encoding MFS transporter, whose amino-acid sequence MTAVDLENVPGSPPGPRDPRLQVRVLSSAFIGTTVEWYDFYLYGTAAALIFNTQFFPAHSAVAGTLGAFATFAVGFIARPVGGIVAGHLGDRIGRKAILVASLITMGAASTAIGLLPTYESIGVLAVFGLVLLRLLQGLACGAEWGGSALLSVEHAPRGMRGFFGSFTQVGSAAGMLLATGSFAIVQALTTTEQFEAFGWRLPFLASSVLVVVGIIIRAGITDAPAFRALKAEDRVEKAPLTQVLRHHRRALLITIGLRLAQPGLFAILAIYLISYLDHRRGDASSGVTAVLIGSAIGLASGPLWGALSDRVGRKPLAVASIIGIAVFIWPFFAFLDAGPIVALPLMMILGMNILHDSIYGPQAAWFAEQFPLSVRYTGVSVGCQVGTVLSGGLTPVIAASLLLAGHDTPWLICLYITALCALSLVAALAAKDPVRDRSIDPLTIDDFEETR is encoded by the coding sequence ATGACCGCGGTCGACCTCGAGAACGTCCCCGGCAGCCCGCCCGGCCCCCGTGATCCTCGTCTGCAGGTGCGCGTGCTGTCGTCGGCCTTCATCGGCACCACCGTGGAGTGGTACGACTTCTACCTCTACGGCACCGCCGCCGCGCTGATCTTCAACACCCAGTTCTTCCCCGCGCACTCCGCCGTCGCGGGAACTCTCGGCGCCTTCGCGACCTTCGCCGTCGGCTTCATCGCCCGCCCCGTCGGAGGCATCGTCGCCGGGCACCTCGGCGACCGCATCGGTCGCAAGGCGATCCTCGTCGCCTCGCTGATCACGATGGGCGCCGCCTCCACCGCGATCGGCCTGCTGCCGACCTACGAGTCCATCGGCGTGCTGGCCGTGTTCGGGCTGGTGCTGCTGCGGCTGCTGCAGGGACTGGCCTGCGGCGCCGAATGGGGCGGGTCGGCGCTGCTGTCGGTCGAGCACGCACCGCGCGGGATGCGCGGCTTCTTCGGCAGCTTCACCCAGGTCGGCTCCGCCGCCGGGATGCTGCTGGCCACCGGTTCCTTCGCCATCGTCCAGGCGCTGACCACCACCGAGCAGTTCGAGGCCTTCGGCTGGCGACTGCCCTTCCTGGCCAGCTCCGTGCTCGTGGTGGTCGGCATCATCATCCGCGCCGGCATCACCGACGCCCCCGCCTTCCGGGCCCTGAAGGCCGAGGACCGCGTCGAGAAGGCCCCGCTGACGCAGGTGCTGCGCCACCACCGTCGGGCCCTGCTGATCACCATCGGCCTGCGCCTGGCCCAGCCCGGTCTGTTCGCGATCCTCGCCATCTACCTCATCAGCTACCTCGACCATCGCCGGGGCGATGCCTCCTCCGGGGTCACCGCCGTGCTGATCGGATCCGCGATCGGCCTGGCCTCCGGACCGCTGTGGGGCGCCCTCTCGGACCGCGTGGGCCGCAAGCCCCTGGCGGTGGCGTCGATCATCGGCATCGCCGTGTTCATCTGGCCGTTCTTCGCCTTCCTCGACGCCGGCCCGATCGTGGCGCTGCCGCTGATGATGATCCTGGGGATGAACATCCTGCACGACTCCATCTACGGCCCCCAGGCGGCCTGGTTCGCCGAGCAGTTCCCGCTGTCGGTGCGCTACACCGGCGTCTCCGTCGGCTGTCAGGTCGGCACCGTGCTCTCCGGCGGCCTGACCCCCGTGATCGCCGCCTCCCTGCTGCTGGCCGGGCACGACACCCCCTGGCTGATCTGCCTGTACATCACCGCGCTGTGCGCCCTGTCGCTCGTCGCCGCCCTCGCCGCGAAGGACCCCGTCCGTGACCGCTCCATCGACCCCCTGACCATCGACGACTTCGAGGAGACCCGATGA
- a CDS encoding Gfo/Idh/MocA family protein, with protein sequence MSSSTTPVGVGFIGVGVISDTYLENLGSFPDVDVLILGDLDTERAASQAAKHGVPASGTAQDVLDHPDVQVIVNLTIPAVHAEISSAAVTAGKHVWTEKPLGLDRESTSSLLALAERNGVRVGCAPDTVLGPGVQTAKREIAKGTIGRPLFAQTSMQYQGPEVFHPNPGFLFAKGAGPLLDIGPYYFTTLVSLFGTVSAVAAMGVTAQQERTIQVGDRAGETFPVEVPSTISVLTQFEAGQTGTSLVSFDSPLARQGVVEIHGTKGSLVVPDPNMFEGRIAYVRPFESFGEQPPEQEWIEVPQEGIVTGRGLGLLDMVRAIAEGRPHVASGELGYHVLDVMLSAEESAASGEFVTVDSSVADVPLLPEGFDPFARTV encoded by the coding sequence ATGAGCAGCTCCACCACTCCCGTCGGCGTCGGCTTCATCGGCGTCGGCGTCATCTCCGACACCTACCTCGAGAACCTCGGCTCGTTCCCGGACGTCGACGTCCTGATCCTCGGCGACCTCGACACCGAGCGCGCCGCCTCGCAGGCCGCCAAGCACGGCGTGCCCGCCTCCGGCACCGCGCAGGACGTGCTCGACCACCCGGACGTGCAGGTCATCGTCAACCTCACGATCCCGGCCGTGCACGCCGAGATCTCCTCCGCCGCGGTGACCGCAGGCAAGCACGTGTGGACCGAGAAGCCCCTGGGCCTGGACCGCGAGTCCACCTCCTCCCTGCTGGCCCTGGCCGAGCGGAACGGGGTGCGGGTCGGATGCGCGCCCGACACCGTCCTCGGCCCCGGCGTCCAGACCGCCAAGCGCGAGATCGCCAAGGGCACCATCGGCCGCCCGTTGTTCGCCCAGACCTCCATGCAGTACCAGGGCCCCGAGGTCTTCCATCCGAACCCCGGCTTCCTGTTCGCGAAGGGCGCGGGTCCGCTGCTGGACATCGGCCCGTACTACTTCACCACCCTGGTGAGCCTGTTCGGCACCGTCTCGGCGGTCGCCGCGATGGGCGTGACGGCCCAGCAGGAGCGCACCATCCAGGTGGGCGACAGGGCCGGGGAGACCTTCCCCGTCGAGGTCCCCTCGACCATCTCGGTGCTCACCCAGTTCGAGGCCGGCCAGACCGGCACCTCGCTGGTCAGCTTCGATTCGCCGCTGGCCCGCCAGGGCGTGGTCGAGATCCATGGCACGAAGGGCTCGCTCGTGGTCCCGGACCCGAACATGTTCGAGGGCCGCATCGCCTACGTGCGCCCCTTCGAGTCCTTCGGCGAGCAGCCCCCGGAGCAGGAGTGGATCGAGGTGCCGCAGGAGGGCATCGTCACCGGGCGCGGCCTGGGCCTGCTGGACATGGTCCGCGCGATTGCCGAAGGTCGCCCGCACGTGGCCAGCGGCGAGCTCGGCTACCACGTGCTCGACGTGATGCTCTCGGCCGAGGAGTCCGCGGCCTCCGGCGAGTTCGTGACCGTGGACAGCTCGGTCGCCGACGTGCCGCTGCTGCCCGAGGGCTTCGACCCCTTCGCGCGCACGGTCTGA
- a CDS encoding TetR/AcrR family transcriptional regulator, whose translation MTTEERRAPAEPQIIGRAGSYSKGVARRQEILDRAIDVFRERGADGTSLRRIATAIGVSHAALLHYFDSREQLLVAVYEHAESKRDTAKMYGDSISALDVLVKAAMINIGVPGMVELYTTLLASSLAVDASPSNTFFTARFARIRGELTERLITEQEDGRIRDDVDPADIAALLISASDGLQIQWLLEPSVELEGTLETFAVLLAPPAP comes from the coding sequence ATGACCACCGAGGAACGCCGCGCTCCCGCGGAGCCCCAGATCATCGGCCGCGCCGGGTCGTACTCCAAGGGCGTCGCCCGACGCCAGGAGATCCTCGACCGCGCGATCGACGTGTTCCGCGAGCGCGGCGCCGACGGCACCTCGCTGCGACGGATCGCCACTGCCATCGGTGTCTCCCATGCGGCGCTGCTGCACTACTTCGACTCCCGCGAGCAGCTGCTGGTCGCGGTCTACGAGCACGCCGAGTCCAAGCGGGACACCGCGAAGATGTACGGCGACTCCATCTCGGCGCTGGACGTGCTGGTCAAGGCCGCGATGATCAACATCGGGGTCCCCGGGATGGTGGAGCTGTACACGACCCTGCTGGCGTCCTCGCTCGCGGTCGACGCCAGTCCCTCCAATACGTTCTTCACCGCGCGCTTCGCCCGGATCCGGGGCGAGCTCACGGAGCGTCTGATCACGGAGCAGGAGGACGGTCGGATCCGTGACGACGTGGATCCGGCCGACATCGCGGCCCTGCTCATCTCGGCCTCGGACGGCCTGCAGATCCAGTGGCTGCTGGAGCCCTCGGTCGAGCTCGAGGGCACCCTGGAGACCTTCGCGGTGCTGCTGGCCCCGCCCGCGCCCTGA